The Naumovozyma dairenensis CBS 421 chromosome 3, complete genome genome has a window encoding:
- the ARP9 gene encoding Arp9p (similar to Saccharomyces cerevisiae ARP9 (YMR033W); ancestral locus Anc_2.593) has protein sequence MAPIRSENTLIIYPRSQTTLVQLGLGDETFAVPNLEIPSEIYRTFDELNQCFKYHANPIESDSSCVLIKFIENGSIIDLEAFLQFIKLIYVSILDSKSKENPDTAFSTELSNIPFLLITHYTWSQPQLEKITQFIFESLKILNAMLLPSSLSTSVAMISLQNCCIIDIGKSHTDIIPIIDYTPLSFLASTLPMGGDNINKFLKTQLPSNFTDDQIESLKKSPIFEVLNDEDIAKYSKYSDISDIINPRDNAEGMDADNDGGLDVAQIIISDRDTRELLAERERAKTEKNVPNSELENNSFIDKNGDEITVGKQRFQGCKTLIEKISKRVGLVLSQIDDISKCKAAWENIVIVGGSSSIQGFKEALLTRLIKDHIVMEPENEKIKREQDSLDAANAAASETTTTTAAATTTTKGKRNANKLSGMTRSVFLPDIEYVQGPNVIRLAKYPEYFPDWKKHGYAEIPFLGGEIVTKQFFNHSRDSFYITKEKYEEKGPLALWDVEF, from the coding sequence atggcTCCAATTAGGTCAGAAAATACATTGATAATATATCCAAGATCGCAAACAACCTTGGTCCAATTAGGTCTAGGTGATGAAACATTCGCTGTGCCTAATCTAGAAATACCATCTGAAATCTATAGAACATTTGATGAACTGAATCAATGTTTCAAATATCATGCAAATCCTATTGAATCTGACTCATCCTGTGTACTAATAAAATTCATCGAAAATGGATCAATCATCGACCTAGAAGCGTTCTTgcaattcatcaaattaatttatGTATCCATTCTAGATTCCAAATCTAAAGAAAATCCAGACACAGCTTTTTCTAcagaattatcaaatatccCATTCCTCCTAATAACGCATTATACGTGGTCACAACctcaattagaaaaaataaCCCAATTCATATTcgaatcattgaaaatattaaacgCAATGTTATTAccatcatctttatctaCCTCAGTGGCAATGATCTCATTACAGAATTGTTGTATCATCGATATAGGTAAATCACATACTGATATAATCCCAATAATAGATTATACTCCATTATCATTCTTAGCATCCACATTACCAATGGGAGgagataatattaataaatttttgaaaactCAGTTACCTTCCAATTTCACAGATGatcaaattgaatcattgaaaaaatctcCCATTTTTGAGGTCTTGAATGACGAAGACATCGCTAAATATTCTAAATATAGTGATATTTCTGATATAATTAATCCTCGTGATAATGCAGAAGGTATGGATGCTGATAATGATGGTGGATTAGATGTCGctcaaattattattagtgaTCGTGATACAAGAGAATTGTTAGCTGAAAGAGAGCGTGCAAAGactgaaaaaaatgtaCCTAATtctgaattagaaaataattcattcattgaTAAGAATGGGGATGAAATTACTGTTGGAAAACAAAGATTTCAAGGTTGTAAAACtttgattgaaaaaatatctaAAAGAGTAGGGCTTGTTTTGAGTCAAATTGATGACATTTCGAAATGTAAAGCTGCTTGGGAAAATATAGTCATTGTAGGTGGGAGCTCGTCTATTCAAGGGTTTAAAGAAGCGTTATTGACAAGACTTATTAAAGATCATATAGTTATGGAACCAGAAAATgagaaaattaaaagagaaCAAGACAGTTTAGACGCAGCAAATGCTGCCGCATCAGAAACTACAACAACCACAGCAGctgcaacaacaactacGAAGGGGAAAAGAAATGCGAACAAATTATCTGGTATGACAAGGTCTGTCTTTTTACCTGATATTGAATATGTACAGGGCCCTAACGTGATAAGGTTAGCTAAGTACCCAGAATATTTCCCTGATTGGAAGAAACATGGTTATGCTGAAATCCCATTTTTAGGTGGGGAAATTGTAACCaaacaattttttaatCATTCAAGAGATAGTTTTTATAttacaaaggaaaaatatgaagaaaaggGTCCGTTGGCACTATGGGATGTTGAATTTTAA
- the ASK1 gene encoding Ask1p (similar to Saccharomyces cerevisiae ASK1 (YKL052C); ancestral locus Anc_2.588), with protein MTSIEKLDQEITLNLQKIDSNLGYCFKKITQDIIPQIRNYSTICDQITDSTNWLNVMFQQTANVDLNMHVNASAIVANTNGNNLTSNNNSGSDDKSQSQRDSIFPVGVRTQKRSTNGLDSSSEITIPKLKNSLSASNGQKIDRKTIDSNNNNNDSKEDEYEFHAANITSTGQVLAVPDSSDDDSAGALTNSNTKLTKPRDDATNGTDDPDGSTYQRQNKKRKVSLLLQQEYGSSSSVLPSPVALTRKENNDLESAGSMLNSTSSGNNDLMNSSPLKQGTTTGTTNANTVTVTHSTTTNDDALSNEEHSTKETNLVIHFPTN; from the coding sequence atgacatCTATCGAGAAACTAGATCAAGAGATCACATtgaatttacaaaaaatagaTTCAAATCTTGGTTATTGTTTTAAAAAGATAACACAAGATATCATACCACAAATACGAAATTACTCCACCATATGTGATCAAATTACAGACAGTACAAATTGGTTAAACGTCATGTTTCAACAAACTGCTAATGTCGATTTGAATATGCATGTCAATGCCTCTGCCATTGTAGCAAATACAAACGGTAATAATCTTACCAGTAATAACAACAGCGGTAGTGATGACAAGTCACAATCTCAACGTGATAGTATATTCCCTGTTGGGGTACGAACCCAAAAACGATCGACGAATGGGTTAGATTCCAGCAGCGAAATTACGATAccaaaattaaagaattcattATCTGCATCAAATGGTCAGAAAATTGATAGGAAAACTATTGAcagtaacaataataacaatgattCTAAGgaagatgaatatgaatttcATGCAGCAAATATTACATCCACAGGACAGGTATTAGCAGTTCCTGATTCTAGTGACGATGACAGCGCCGGAGCTCTTACAAATAGTAACACTAAACTTACGAAACCACGCGATGATGCTACGAATGGGACAGATGATCCAGACGGTAGTACATACCAAAGACAGAACAAGAAGAGGAAAGTGTCCTTATTATTACAGCAAGAATATGGATCTAGTTCCAGTGTACTACCTTCACCAGTTGCGTTAACTAGGAAAGAGAATAATGACTTAGAATCAGCAGGATCGATGCTGAATTCAACATCCAGCGggaataatgatttaatgaatAGTTCTCCATTGAAGCAGGGCACTACCACGGGGACCACTAACGCTAATACAGTTACTGTTACTCACTCGACGACGACGAATGATGATGCTCTGTCTAATGAAGAACATAGTACGAAGGAAACGAACTTAGTTATTCATTTCCCAACTAATTGa
- the CSE4 gene encoding centromeric DNA-binding histone H3-like protein CSE4 (similar to Saccharomyces cerevisiae CSE4 (YKL049C); ancestral locus Anc_2.592), producing the protein MQSRKWIPSDRGNESTSHLFSSVNNSANNNYERARSIHNVNGLLPSIIAHRINEEDEDEEEDADFDDLDADLRLEQDDIDQKALLLLQRTRERKNLLNGQLPPEEDRGRYYQNTMNDDIGSVISGISEFNNAEEEYFGDQAGNIDDYNFQHYDGEEDISSLEHPEPEHKQIRSRKLNSRVSKPLRSHDRQHQRRLEEKAEQIREDKERRAKYTPSTLALYEIRKYQRSTELLISKIPFTKLVKEVTDQFTVEEQQLHWQSMAIVALQEASEAYLVGLLEHANLLALHAKRITLMRKDIQLARRIRGQFI; encoded by the coding sequence ATGCAGAGTAGGAAATGGATCCCATCAGATCGTGGCAACGAATCAACTAGCCATCTTTTCTCTAGCGTAAACAACAGcgctaataataattatgaaAGAGCAAGATCGATACATAATGTGAATGGATTACTCCCGAGTATAATAGCACATAGGATTAACGAAgaggatgaagatgaagaagaagatgcaGATTTTGATGACCTTGATGCAGATTTACGTCTTGAACAAGATGACATTGATCAAAAGGCACTTTTATTGTTACAAAGGACAAGAGAACgtaaaaatttattgaatggACAATTGCCACCGGAAGAAGATAGAGGAagatattatcaaaatactatgaatgatgatataGGATCTGTCATAAGTGGGATCAGTGAATTCAATAATGCGGAGGAGGAATATTTTGGTGACCAGGCCGGCAATATCGATGATTATAATTTCCAACATTATGACggagaagaagatatatcTTCTCTCGAACATCCTGAACCAGAACATAAACAGATAAGAAGTAGAAAACTGAATAGTAGAGTCAGTAAACCCTTGAGGAGCCATGATCGACAACATCAAAGAAGGTTAGAAGAAAAAGCCGAGCAAATCAgagaagataaagaaagaagagcCAAATATACTCCGAGTACATTAGCATTATATGAAATTAGGAAATACCAAAGATCAACAGAATTGCTAATATCAAAGATACCATTTACAAAATTAGTTAAAGAGGTGACAGATCAATTTACCGTTGAGGAACAACAGTTACATTGGCAATCGATGGCAATTGTCGCGTTACAAGAGGCTAGTGAAGCCTACTTGGTTGGCCTTCTAGAACATGCAAATCTACTTGCATTACATGCCAAGAGGATCACTCTAATGAGGAAAGACATACAATTAGCAAGAAGAATCAGAGGGCAATTCATTTGA
- the MDM35 gene encoding Mdm35p (similar to Saccharomyces cerevisiae MDM35 (YKL053C-A); ancestral locus Anc_2.587) has translation MGNIMSSSFAPECTELKTKYDDCFNEWYSEKFLKGKSVENECSKEWYAYSTCIDAALVKQGIKPALDEARKEAPFENGASCKVLKKVRTNIDIELGAFIIIK, from the coding sequence ATGGGTAATATAATGTCATCAAGTTTTGCGCCAGAATGTACAGAATTGAAAACTAAATACGATGATTGTTTCAATGAATGGTACAGTGAGAAATTCTTGAAAGGGAAATCGGTTGAAAATGAATGTTCTAAAGAATGGTATGCTTATTCCACTTGTATAGATGCTGCTCTAGTGAAACAAGGTATTAAACCTGCACTGGATGAGGCAAGGAAAGAAGCACCCTTTGAAAATGGGGCGAGTTGCAAAGTACTAAAGAAGGTGAGAACAAATATTGATATCGAGTTGGGTGCGTTCATAATCATAAAATAG
- the NDAI0C00620 gene encoding RNA polymerase II degradation factor 1 (similar to Saccharomyces cerevisiae DEF1 (YKL054C); ancestral locus Anc_2.586) codes for MVSQFKSKKLDPATKSKIETLKELFPNWSNDDLIDLVREFNDLETIIDKITTGSVTKWDEVKKPTKKDKSDYNNITSNPLFQQYLPDPEDELIAERSLKNKPIKNSTAYLKPKARGVTLKQTTTLSNLNGSSSISSKPVSKKTSWASVVAANKTPISVQSTPEIHESSNPVPIVKEQSETVIEKKKIKNLPSLPSLNNNSNTTINGGGMTTGSITTKKMSWAALAKPKPKSIEKVKETTPNGSPLENLESLKLNINKVAEEEQEEQEEEETSSEEEETSEEEETSSEEEETSEEEESNEEEASSEEEESGEEEESGEEEESSEEEEEEAPKVKKLPQKVVKEAESSEGEGESSEEESTEEEEEEEETKEEPETQKPVKPETGRRSEDNVPASAPTDKISEESSKTVPQTAVSQPNTEVPQNYALPPQPQPQQQNIQSKSLSPVPQNPAMTAAQQSYYMYQHQFPGYSYPGVFDGQNFAYGQQPMQGNPMNQYNMHMGYDQQQINGSEVQSNSNQPPPNAMNVAGMPDQQGQGQSPVQQPYGSSFIPYYGQHFYQQSFPYNQPHYGGQYGYQNPNAVNYSNYYYQNATQYPNGQPGQQGQDNRQELKKNETSDMAEAQNRSQYQQYYQFQQQQQQQQQQAAQYQQMPHQGQQQQSTSLNQQGATPQGGSYDYSNYNYSARNTGNFF; via the coding sequence ATGGTATCACAATTCAAAAGCAAGAAATTGGATCCTGCTACAAAGTCGAAAATAGAAACATTAAAGGAATTGTTCCCCAATTGGTCCAATGATGACCTTATTGATTTGGTGCGTGAATTCAACGATCTAGAAACTATAATTGACAAGATAACAACAGGATCAGTAACTAAATGGGACGAGGTTAAAAAACCAACCAAAAAAGATAAATCTGACTACAATAATATCACAAGTAATCCATTATTTCAACAATATTTACCTGATcctgaagatgaattaataGCCGAAAGATCTTTAAAGAATAAACCAATTAAAAACAGTACAGCATATTTGAAACCTAAAGCAAGAGGAGTTACGTTAAAACAAACTACAACTTTATCGAATTTAAATGGTTCTTCctcaatttcttcaaaaccTGTATCGAAGAAAACTTCATGGGCATCCGTAGTGGCGGCAAATAAAACCCCAATTTCTGTACAAAGCACTCCTGAAATTCATGAATCTTCAAATCCAGTCCCAATTGTTAAGGAACAATCTGAAACTGTCATcgagaaaaagaaaattaaaaatttaccATCTTTACCATCgcttaataataatagtaataccACTATAAATGGTGGTGGTATGACCACGGGTTCAATTACAACGAAGAAAATGTCTTGGGCTGCACTTGCTAAACCAAAACCGAAAAGTATCGAAAAAGTTAAAGAAACTACTCCGAATGGCAGTCCTCTAGAAAATTTGGAATCTTTGAAGTTGAATATCAATAAAGTagcagaagaagaacaagaagaacaGGAGGAGGAAGAGACGTCAAgtgaagaggaagaaacctctgaggaagaagaaacatcaagtgaagaggaagaaacaagtgaagaagaagaatccaatgaagaagaagcgtcaagtgaagaagaagaatccggtgaagaagaggaaTCGGGtgaggaagaagaatcgagcgaagaagaagaggaggaaGCACCAAAGGTGAAGAAATTACCTCAGAAGGTAGTTAAAGAAGCTGAATCCAGCGAAGGGGAGGGGGAATCAAGTGAGGAAGAATCtactgaagaagaggaagaagaagaagaaactaagGAGGAACCAGAGACACAAAAACCAGTTAAACCTGAAACAGGCAGAAGGTCTGAAGATAATGTCCCAGCATCTGCTCCCACTGATAAAATAAGTGAAGAATCTTCAAAAACTGTTCCACAAACAGCAGTATCTCAACCAAATACGGAAGTTCCTCAAAATTATGCCTTACCTCCACAACCAcaaccacaacaacaaaatattcaatCCAAATCACTATCTCCTGTTCCACAAAACCCGGCTATGACAGCTGCTCAACAATCATACTACATGTATCAACATCAATTCCCGGGTTATTCGTATCCCGGTGTATTTGATGGTCAAAATTTCGCGTATGGTCAACAACCTATGCAAGGAAATCCAATGaatcaatataatatgCATATGGGTTATgatcaacaacaaataaatgGATCAGAAGTACAATCTAATAGCAATCAACCCCCACCAAATGCCATGAATGTTGCTGGTATGCCAGATCAACAAGGGCAAGGTCAAAGCCCAGTTCAACAACCATACGGAAGTTCATTTATACCCTATTATGGACAACATTTCTACCAACAATCTTTCCCATATAACCAACCACATTATGGTGGCCAATATGGATATCAAAACCCAAATGCTGTTAATTACAGcaactattattatcaaaacGCTACACAGTATCCAAATGGTCAACCTGGCCAACAGGGTCAAGATAACAGacaagaattgaagaaaaatgaaacatcTGACATGGCTGAAGCTCAAAACAGATCTcaatatcaacaatattatcaatttcaacaacaacaacaacagcaacaacagcaagCAGCTCAATATCAACAAATGCCACACCAAggacaacaacaacaaagcACTTCCTTAAACCAGCAAGGAGCTACTCCACAAGGTGGTTCTTATGATTATAGTAATTACAATTACAGTGCTAGAAATACTGGAAACTTCTTTTAA
- the NDAI0C00600 gene encoding uncharacterized protein (similar to Saccharomyces cerevisiae YKL050C and YMR031C; ancestral locus Anc_2.590): MSLVSPANYLGEERKYVSTNKSYLTSSPNNPDHAPSGYDTSDENTAVSTKTTTTKTTTVTSATYVDMNDTSDTSKKKNQLSQEAIYRTKLKYGIFDSPAKHSSGIADNKLAAQTAAYLTTTKILPELSGQRSTSPEPSSLPPSIAPDAQAAANKLVMSTLRPEDMNLPHYLSKSSDRSSKPDITSHTAALKALSRDKSIIENAHLQASPVSSSHSHTALGKTPSKTITKEHPTQISRKLNLSQVLKGAERRANERITQRWDPTADKIERIKQSEKNYAVAVASYLTNKSSMEEQTKLKNMELQRLKHQSDVGDSYKVFNMAQVKTNMKLNSIDLAQKEVQLFNNEEFNRLAITKATDEYKKGQLGRVKTLKGQEGKVNLGGGLWVPWENVDKLAHERTDPVLKNVHETVAREKKTTLDIKDRYKQNRLDWENWKTFQRVKDEHDQLVFEKTAARNQDEKARLERDSKIKYNTMLAQMEDQINVKNEELNTAKTVHGSILATSNQELKNQTVNGMNDLQTWFHSSDQRNEIHKMNQEQDLLLKPYYDDMKEVESLNEKLIEQCNDAAKKIDILEKEIDVHRLNLNHIAVSIEEEHQHHIVNRGNIDILLARKTKEQSSIDEKQATIEKMKLDTLLIDKKIEENEKELALAAERLNMVEALRKNAQVEEDTAEENIKEILAYDPKIFATLPTAEEYEAKADELEAEEREKLASEEENTEQEQEQEQEATPVQQDEINDQGNLKEESVALNNYGGGATPTASARSVTNVSGVIVENTPATVDKPITKSNTIASSKPKDISRSNRVMNNGPSTSSGAKTSNWRDNFFMGSAERKKSQRVKRQQAQQQQQQKQQQPMANKKLGSITDNANVNKRGSPLATAPPIVAEEVAAGHKASTGNSQEGDLVASFTGFSQGSSPELVDANGQQGDQKNTNSLFKEVF, from the coding sequence ATGTCTCTAGTCTCACCTGCAAATTATTTGGGAGAGGAGAGGAAATATGTTTCTACAAATAAATCATACTTAACTTCATCGCCCAATAACCCAGACCATGCACCATCAGGTTATGATACTTCCGACGAAAATACTGCTGTATCTACCAAAACTACCACTACCAAGACAACAACTGTCACTTCGGCTACTTATGTGGACATGAACGACACATCCGATACTtcgaaaaagaagaatcaaCTAAGTCAAGAAGCAATATATCGTACCAAGTTAAAATATGGTATTTTTGATTCTCCTGCTAAACATTCTTCTGGGATTGCTGATAACAAGTTGGCAGCTCAAACTGCGGCTTATcttacaacaacaaagatCCTCCCTGAATTATCTGGACAAAGATCCACGTCCCCAGAACCATCGTCACTGCCACCATCAATTGCTCCTGACGCTCAAGCAGCAGCAAATAAGCTTGTCATGTCCACATTACGTCCAGAAGACATGAATTTACCACATTATCTATCGAAATCCTCTGATAGATCTTCCAAACCAGATATAACATCACATACAGCTGCTTTAAAGGCACTCTCTAGAGATAAATCTATCATCGAAAATGCACATTTACAAGCCTCACCGGTCTCTTCCTCCCATTCTCATACAGCCTTAGGCAAAACTCCATCCAAAACAATCACGAAAGAACATCCAACCCAAATCTCTAGGAAACTAAACTTATCCCAAGTGTTAAAAGGTGCAGAAAGAAGGGCAAACGAAAGAATTACCCAACGTTGGGATCCCACAGCTgacaaaattgaaagaatcaaacaatctgaaaaaaattacgCTGTGGCAGTGGCATCATACCTTACCAACAAGTCATCTATGGAGGAACaaacaaaattgaaaaatatggaattaCAAAGATTGAAACATCAAAGTGATGTTGGGGATTCTTataaagttttcaatatgGCTCAAGTTAAGACtaatatgaaattgaattccATTGATTTGGCTCAAAAGGAAGtacaattatttaataatgaagaattcaATAGGTTGGCTATTACTAAAGCCACTGatgaatataaaaaggGTCAATTGGGTCGTGTTAAGACTTTGAAAGGCCAAGAGGGGAAAGTTAACCTTGGTGGCGGATTATGGGTACCATGGGAGAATGTGGACAAATTGGCTCATGAAAGAACAGATCCTGTGTTAAAAAATGTTCATGAAACTGTCGCAAGAGAAAAGAAGACAACTCTTGATATCAAAGATAGATATAAACAAAACAGATTGGATTGGgaaaattggaaaacaTTCCAAAGAGTTAAAGATGAACATGATCAATTAGTATTTGAAAAAACTGCTGCACGTAATCAAGATGAAAAGGCTAGATTAGAAAGAGATTCCAAGATTAAGTATAATACTATGCTTGCTCAAATGGAAGATCAAATTAATGTTAAgaatgaagaattgaatacGGCAAAGACTGTTCATGGTAGTATATTGGCTACATCTAAccaagaattgaaaaaccAAACTGTTAATGGTATGAATGATTTACAAACTTGGTTCCACTCTTCTGATCAACGAAATGAAATTCATAAGATGAATCAAGAACaggatttattattaaaacCATATTATGATGATATGAAAGAAGTAGaatctttaaatgaaaaattaatagaaCAATGTAATGATGCCGCCAAAAAGATTGATATCTTAGAGAAGGAAATCGATGTTCATAgattaaatttgaatcataTTGCTGTAtccattgaagaagaacatCAACATCATATAGTAAATCGTGGAAACATAGATATTTTGTTGGCAAGGAAGACAAAGGAACAATCTAGCATTGATGAAAAACAAGCtaccattgaaaaaatgaaattagatACTTTACTcattgataaaaaaattgaagaaaatgaaaaggaGTTAGCTCTTGCTGCAGAAAGGTTAAACATGGTTGAAGCATTAAGAAAGAATGCCCAAGTAGAGGAAGATACTGCTGAGGAAAACATAAAGGAAATTTTGGCGTACGATCCTAAGATATTTGCCACATTACCTACTGCTGAAGAATATGAAGCGAAGGCTGACGAATTGGAAGCTGAAGAAAGGGAGAAATTGGCTTccgaagaagaaaatacaGAGCAGGAGCAGGAGCAGGAGCAGGAAGCAACACCTGTGCAACAAGATGAAATTAACGATCAAGGAAACctgaaagaagaaagtgTTGCATTGAATAATTATGGTGGTGGTGCTACACCCACTGCATCGGCAAGATCTGTAACCAACGTGAGTGGAGTCATTGTTGAAAATACTCCGGCTACGGTAGATAAACCAATTACTAAGTCAAACACCATAGCTTCTTCGAAACCAAAAGATATATCTAGATCAAATCGGGTTATGAACAATGGACCCTCTACCTCTTCTGGAGCTAAAACTTCTAATTGGAgagataatttttttatggGATCTGCCGAGAGGAAAAAGAGTCAGAGGGTTAAAAGACAGCAGgcacaacaacaacagcagcaaaaacaacaacaaccaatGGCGAATAAGAAATTGGGTTCTATCACAGATAATGCAAATGTTAATAAACGAGGATCTCCTTTGGCTACAGCTCCACCAATCGTTGCCGAAGAAGTTGCTGCTGGTCATAAGGCATCTACGGGAAATTCTCAAGAAGGTGATTTAGTTGCATCATTTACTGGATTTTCACAAGGCTCATCACCAGAATTAGTGGATGCCAATGGACAGCAAGGAGATCAGAAAAATACGAATAgtcttttcaaagaagtATTTTAG
- the NDAI0C00610 gene encoding Frag1/DRAM/Sfk1 family protein (similar to Saccharomyces cerevisiae SFK1 (YKL051W); ancestral locus Anc_2.589) produces MPNNKYRPGNYFFLLPWIAFIPWYGMLITMLICWAAQGHPIYWFMHSEQFPVYISDIGATNLRPLFISCAGWQGLGYVITVMCEFVQRYGFKNWYGMQPWFTKDERNLIWAALILGAIGELGLLFLSIFSTARYHDAHTAMVVVFCIFMLLSIICLTTQYFIMGRHYALLHPKNYQNRDYNTKTIHELKWWQWDGVVWNKFVISGYAKTVWMVLAIVFAICFGAIDNDSTSASFEWLLAFWFGVIFMIISVDFYLGSRWQFSKYFNKIEDFNGYYKYGKFQQVRKDKHGNGMYDNDLEKQTNEHSQAIIQDTSSGTISSSSAAIAERGNSEFVTASESDNATNERPVVV; encoded by the coding sequence atgccaAATAACAAATATAGACCTGGAAATTACTTCTTCTTACTACCATGGATAGCATTCATCCCCTGGTATGGGATGTTAATAACAATGCTTATATGTTGGGCAGCACAAGGCCACCCCATATATTGGTTTATGCATTCAGAACAATTCCCCGTGTACATTTCAGACATTGGTGCCACCAATTTACGTCCCTTATTTATCTCTTGTGCTGGTTGGCAAGGTTTAGGGTACGTCATTACAGTAATGTGTGAATTTGTACAAAGATACGGCTTCAAGAATTGGTATGGGATGCAACCTTGGTTCACTAAGGATGAAAGGAATTTAATTTGGGCTGCATTGATCTTGGGAGCTATTGGTGAATTAGGGTTATTGTTTTTGTCCATTTTCTCTACTGCTAGATATCATGACGCTCATACCGCTATGGTTGTCGtgttttgtatttttatgTTGTTGTCGATAATTTGTTTGACGACacaatattttattatggGGAGACATTATGCACTTTTACATCCaaagaattatcaaaataGGGATTACAATACCAAGACAATCCATGAATTGAAATGGTGGCAATGGGATGGAGTCGTTTGGAATAAATTCGTTATTAGTGGTTACGCAAAGACAGTTTGGATGGTGTTGGCCATTGTTTTCGCTATTTGTTTCGGTGCTATAGATAATGATTCAACAAGTGCATCTTTTGAATGGCTTTTGGCGTTTTGGTTCGGTGTCATCTTTATGATAATATCAGTTGATTTTTATCTTGGTAGTAGATGGcaattttctaaatatttcaataagattgaagattttaatgGATATTATAAGTATGGGAAATTCCAACAAGTTAGGAAAGATAAACATGGTAATGGCATGTACGACAATGATTTAGAGAAGCAAACAAATGAGCATAGCCAAGCAATTATACAGGATACATCCTCTGGGACaatttcctcttcttctgcTGCTATAGCTGAGAGAGGAAATTCAGAATTTGTGACTGCGTCAGAGAGCGATAACGCAACCAATGAAAGACCTGTTGTCGTATAA